A single genomic interval of Actinomycetes bacterium harbors:
- a CDS encoding winged helix-turn-helix domain-containing protein, with protein AAHTVTRAGRPVELSAREFTLLEFLMRHAGEVVTRTAILEHVWDDNYEDLSNVVDVYVGYLRRKLEQPCGRTLIRTVRGVGYALEPA; from the coding sequence GCGGCCCACACCGTGACCAGGGCGGGCAGGCCGGTCGAGCTGTCGGCGCGCGAGTTCACCCTGCTGGAGTTCCTCATGCGCCACGCCGGCGAGGTCGTCACCCGCACGGCCATCCTCGAGCACGTCTGGGACGACAACTACGAGGACTTGTCCAACGTCGTCGACGTCTACGTCGGCTACCTGCGCCGCAAGCTGGAGCAGCCGTGCGGCCGGACCCTCATCCGCACCGTGCGGGGGGTCGGCTACGCGCTGGAACCGGCATGA